CGAGCGCCGCGATCGGTTCGGGCCAGTCGCTGCCGACGCGAAACTGGACGGGGCCGACGGCAATCCGCATGCTGTGCCTCACGCGCGCTCCACCAGCCCCAGCGCGGCGAGTTCGGCCAAGCGGTCGGCGACGATCGCCGGTGCATCGCCATCCGCATCGAGATCGAACGCCGCGGCGAGCCGGTCGGCGAGCGTGGCGGCATCGCACATGTCGCTGCCCATCAGGGCGAGTATTTCGGGCATCGGCGGTGCGACGAGGTGCGTCTGCATCGAACGGCGGTCGAAAATGGCGGTGAGTTCGCCAAGCGGCTCGATGCGTAATGCGTCGG
The Sphingopyxis macrogoltabida genome window above contains:
- a CDS encoding HPr-rel-A system PqqD family peptide chaperone; translation: MPDRAYRAAPPDALRIEPLGELTAIFDRRSMQTHLVAPPMPEILALMGSDMCDAATLADRLAAAFDLDADGDAPAIVADRLAELAALGLVERA